A single genomic interval of Anopheles marshallii chromosome 2, idAnoMarsDA_429_01, whole genome shotgun sequence harbors:
- the LOC128708396 gene encoding rab-like protein 6: protein MFSVFKKLTNKNDGPAVSIPESVGQTMSDSLKKRFSRGVQYNMKVVIKGDRNVGKSCLLERLQGKAFIEQYTPTEQIQVASIQWSFKATDDVVKVEVWDVVDRGKSKQKSTNLKLTTAGPGSEPDVPVLDAEFLDVYKGTHCVVMVMDITKAWTFDYVCRELPKVPTDIPVLLLGNHCDMGHHRVISAEQVHGFVETASQERNAEIVYGDSSMRNGFGLRLLHKFFGIPFLYLQKSALEASLRKNAQDLDICRLEIDEYQKSDDSDYGRFLDNLISKKKARENTTNPTPTSPTDPSVIRPTKSIILGGGHPIIVPDRNSHLAVASTTAINTVKLNPQRQSEQPARTATMATLSSDMGFGKIDNVDEFCPDGGVLDKSFLEDTVDVGTGRQSSSFSPAVESDEDEEDRHNPLVSRFDDEDPGGEVATEPPEVYDKSSPSVKRSVAGLPTVNPARIEPERTNRYNEEEMVEEETQEEDDSERKLSLLSVELEVGRITPSVDKGKLHLNYEGWSMIDTKERRSPEGGEDVVSTSSVSRSKSSSEKKSKDKDKKHKKKKSSKDKDEGGGGRSSSDGKHHRSSKRKSHVDEFLKEMQTNAATYEDGGTVDDAYEAL, encoded by the exons ATGTTTTCCGTGTTTAAGAAGCTAACGAACAAAAACGATGGCCCTGCCGTATCGATACCGGAGTCCGTCGGGCAGACGATGTCTGATTCGCTTAAGAAGCGATTTTCCCGAGGCGTGCAATATAACA TGAAAGTCGTTATCAAGGGCGATCGGAATGTTGGTAAATCTTGTCTGCTGGAACGGCTGCAGGGAAAAGCCTTCATCGAGCAGTACACTCCGACCGAGCAAATACAGGTCGCCAGCATCCAGTGGTCGTTCAAAGCGACGGACGATGTCGTTAAGGTAGAAGTGTGGGATGTGGTAGATCgtggaaaatcgaaacaaaaaagcaccaacCTGAAGCTTACGACGGCAGGACCTGGTTCTGAACCGGACGTTCCCGTGCTCGATGCGGAGTTCCTCGACGTGTACAAGGGCACACATTGTGTCGTGATGGTGATGGACATAACCAAGGCATGGACGTTCGATTACGTTTGCCGCGAATTGCCCAAGGTGCCGACAGACATTCCGGTACTACTCCTCGGCAATCACTGTGATATGGGCCACCATCGGGTAATTAGTGCGGAACAGGTGCACGGCTTCGTCGAGACGGCCAGCCAGGAACGGAATGCCGAAATCGTTTACGGCGACAGCTCAATGCGGAACGGGTTCGGACTGCGATTATTGCACAAATTCTTCGGCATTCCGTTTCTCTACCTGCAGAAGAGTGCCCTCGAAGCGTCGCTGAGAAAAAATGCTCAGGATCTCGACATCTGCCGGTTGGAGATCGACGAATATCAG AAATCGGACGATTCGGACTATGGTCGCTTCCTGGACAATCTCATCAGCAAAAAGAAGGCACGTGAAAACACTACCAACCCGACCCCTACCAGCCCTACCGATCCGTCCGTGATTCGACCgacaaaaagcatcattcttGGAGGTGGTCATCCAATCATCGTGCCGGATCGGAATTCTCATCTGGCGGTCGCTTCGACGACGGCCATCAACACAGTCAAGCTCAATCCACAGCGCCAGTCGGAACAGCCAGCCCGCACTGCGACCATGGCCACACTGTCGTCCGATATGGGGTTCGGAAAGATCGACAATGTGGATGAGTTTTGTCCGGATGGTGGCGTGTTGGATAAGTCGTTCCTTGAGGATACGGTTGACGTAGGTACGGGGCGTCAGTCATCATCCTTTTCTCCGGCCGTTGAaagtgatgaagatgaagaagatCGACACAATCCGCTCGTGTCCAGGTTTGATGATGAAGATCCTGGTGGAGAGGTAGCGACCGAACCACCGGAAGTGTACGATAAATCATCACCCTCTGTGAAGCGATCGGTCGCCGGCCTACCGACGGTTAATCCTGCTCGAATCGAACCGGAACGTACTAACAGGTACAACGAGGAAGAGATGGTGGAGGAGGAGACACAGGAGGAAGACGATAGCGAACGGAAGCTTTCGCTGTTGAGTGTCGAGCTGGAAGTGGGACGAATTACACCGAGCGTTGATAAAGGAAAGCTGCACCTTAACTACGAAGGTTGGTCCATGATCGACACGAAAGAGCGTCGTTCACCGGAAGGTGGGGAAGATGTCGTTTCCACCTCATCCGTGAGCCGGTCCAAGAGTTCGTCGGAGAAAAAG TCCAAGGATAAAGACAAAAAgcacaagaagaaaaagtccAGCAAAGACAAGGACGAAGGCGGCGGTGGTCGTAGCAGCAGCGACGGGAAGCATCACCGAAGCAGCAAACGCAAAAGCCACGTCGATGAGTTTCTGAAGGAGATGCAAACGAATGCGGCCACGTACGAGGACGGTGGCACCGTGGACGATGCTTATGAAGCGCTCTGA
- the LOC128707211 gene encoding transcription factor HES-4-B-like: protein MANPSKLNPHDRHDEYASESYLRRIKAEIRKTNKPIMEKKRRARINNYLNDLKGLLLDAMKKDPVRHSKLEKADILDLTVKHLQDIERRRLNVAMAVDPTVPEKFATGYRECIDEIGKYFDTLGSVDEGLKARVRKHLESCLTFQPGKPFPVGGHHPFGFAGLPLQSPDDINNNTSSTGNGLLNRTFANNLSLMFPAGIPFPTGDTSTMPFHPFPFFGPLRGATLANPSYPSKEPTAVRPAGMDSREGRSPSALTVPSPPASPTNGDGTGDCSTLKTPMGKTGTLSDHKMDRLLAIFPTPPSPEEQPSRSRLGKLGHHFNSSPFVPTNARPRTNVTEDNLQDISMEKEENQAEGGSSQGQERKESVDDGKDNPNGEMWRPW, encoded by the exons ATGGCTAATCCAAGCAAGCTGAATCCCCACGACCGGCACGATGAGTACGCATCGGAGAGCTATTTGCGCCGAATCAAGGCCGAAATCCGAAAG ACAAATAAACCAATTATGGAAAAGAAACGTCGCGCTCGTATCAACAATTATTTGAACGATCTCAAGGGACTGCTGCTGGATGCGATGAAAAAGGAC CCGGTACGTCATTCCAAGCTGGAGAAGGCAGACATACTCGACCTGACGGTGAAACATCTGCAGGACATTGAGCGACGCCGACTAAACGTGGCAATGGCCGTCGATCCGACGGTACCGGAAAAGTTCGCCACAGGGTATCGGGAGTGCATTGACGAGATTGGGAAGTACTTCGATACGCTCGGTTCGGTGGACGAAGGATTGAAGGCGCGCGTACGAAAGCACCTTGAAAGCTGTCTCACCTTTCAGCCGGGCAAACCGTTCCCGGTTGGTGGACATCACCCGTTCGGGTTTGCTGGCCTTCCTCTACAGTCGCCCGAcgacatcaacaacaacaccagcagcaccggcaATGGGTTGCTAAATCGCACCTTTGCCAACAACCTGTCGCTAATGTTCCCTGCGGGTATTCCGTTTCCCACCGGCGATACGTCGACGATGCCATTCCAtccgtttcctttctttgGTCCGTTGCGTGGTGCGACACTTGCGAACCCATCCTATCCGAGCAAAGAACCGACGGCTGTACGACCAGCTGGGATGGATTCGCGTGAGGGCAGATCTCCGAGCGCTCTTACCGTACCGAGTCCACCGGCCAGCCCAACGAATGGCGATGGGACTGGCGATTGTTCGACCCTTAAAACTCCGATGGGAAAAACTGGCACACTAAGCGATCACAAGATGGACCGACTGTTGGCCATCTTTCCAACTCCACCCTCGCCGGAAGAACAGCCGAGTCGAAGTCGGTTGGGAAAGTTGGGACATCACTTTAACAGCTCGCCCTTCGTGCCTACGAACGCTCGCCCCAGAACGAATGTCACGGAGGATAACCTGCAGGACATTAGCAtggagaaggaagaaaatcaaGCGGAAGGCGGAAGCAGTCAAGGCCAAGAACGAAAGGAAAGTGTCGATGATGGAAAGGATAATCCGAACGGTGAAATGTGGCGACCTTGGTAA